The genomic DNA CATGCCGATGTACACGGCACGCATCCCATCGCGCAACGTGCCGGCGGCCTCTGCATCGGGCCCGACCAGAAAACCCGGCTGGTCCACGAGGTAGACGAGCGGGATATGGAAGGTATCGCAAAGCTCGACGAAGTGGCCTTGCTTGCGCGCGGCGCGGCCGTCCATCGCGCCGCCGTACACCATGGGATTGTTCGCCACGATGCCGACCGGCCGCCCGCCCAGCCGCGCGAAGCTGGTGATGATGCCCTTGCCCCAGGACGGCTGGATCTCGAACAGCGAGCCGCGGTCGAAGACGGTGCGCAGGATGCGCCGCATGTCGTAGGGCTTGCGGCGATCGCGGGGGATGATGGAGGCGAGCAACTCGTCGCGGCGATCCACCGGGTCGTCGCAGGCGACGACCGGCGGCATCTCCCAGACGTTCTGCGGAAGGTAGGAAAGAAAGTCGGCGATCGCCTCGAGGCAATCCGCCTCGTTGGCCACGACGTTGTCGATCGTGCCCGCGGCGTCGACGGCCATCTTCGCGCCGCCGAGCTCCTCGCGCGTGACCTTGCGGCCCATCGCGCGCTCGACGATCGGCGGTCCGGCCGCGAAGACCTGGCTCTGGCCGGCCACCATCACCGACCAGTGCGCAAGAATCGCCCGGCCCGCGGGACCGCCCGCGGCCACGCCGACCACCGCGCTCACGACAGGCACCAGGCCCAGCAGCTCGACCGATTTCTCGAAGCCGTGCACGCCGGGGAACACGGCGTGGCCGCGCTTCTTGATCGAGGCGACGCTGCCGCCCGAACCATCGATCAGGTTGACCAGCGGAATGCGGTAGTTGGCGGCCATGTCCTCGATGAAGCCGCCCTGCCCGCCCTTGCGGCGATCGCCGCCCCAGCTGACGCCGCCACGCACGGTGAAGTCTTCTCCCCCGACCGCGACGGCGCGGCCGCGGATGCGGCCGATGCCCATGACATAGGGCGCCGGCACGACGGACTGGATCCGGCCATCCTGGTAGTCGGCCGTGCCCGTGATCTTGCCGACCTCCTGGAAGCTCCCGGCGTCCATCAGGCTGCCGATGCGCTGGCGGATGGTGAGGCGTCCGCTGGCCGTGTACCTGGCCACCGATTCCTCGCCGCCCAGGGACTCGGCCCACGCGCGCCGCCGTTCGAGTTCCCCGATCTCGGCGGTCCAGTCGGATGTCGTGCTCTCTGCGCTCACGTGCTGCTCCTGCTTTTCTTCGCGGCGTCGATGCAGGCCTGCATCAGACCGGTGTGCACCTGGCCCTGCTGGAAGTCATCGCTGGCCAGCACCAGCTGGATCGCAGGGATGTTCGTCTTGACGCCGGCGATGTCGAACGCGGCCAGCGCCTCGCTCAGCTTGCCGATCGCGGCATCCCGCGTCGGCGCATGCACGATCACCTTGGCGATGAGCGAGTCGTAGAACGGCGTCACCGCATTGCCTTCGGCATAGCCGGTCTCGATGCGGATGCCCTCGCCCGATGGCGGCCGGAAGGTCGCGAGCGTGCCGGTCGACGGGAAGAAGCGCAGCGGATCTTCGGCGCAGACGCGCGCCTCGATGGCATGGCCCCGCACATCGATCGACGGCGGCAGGATGTCGGGCAGGCGTTCGCCGGCCGCGCTTCGGATCTGGGCCGCCACGAGGTCCACGCCGGTCACCTCTTCGGTCACGCCGTGCTCCACCTGAAGACGGGTGTTCATCTCCAGGAAGCTGAACTCGCCGGTCGACGACAGCAGCATCTCGAGCGTGCCGATGTTGTCGTAGCCGGCCTTCGCCAGCGCCGCCGCGGCCTGCGTGATCACCTGCAGGCGCCGGCTCGCCGCGATGCCCGGCGCGGGTGCCTCCTCGATGACCTTCTGATTGCGCCGCTGCACGGAGCAGTCGCGATCGAAGAGATGGGCCACGTTGCCGTGCGCATCGCCGATCAGCTGGATCTCGACGTGCCGCGGTTGCACCAGAAGCTTCTCCAGGTAGACGTCCCCGACACCGAAGCCGCGCTCGGCGGCCGATCGCGCGGTGCGCAATGCGTCGTCGAGCTGGGCGAGCGAGTCGACGCGCAGCATGCCGATGCCGCCACCGCCGGCCGCAGGCTTCACCATGACGGGAAAGCCCAGCTCTGCGGCGCGCTCGTGCAGGTCCGGGTCGTCGACGCCGATCACGTCGGTGCCGCGGCCCGTCGGCAGGCCCCAGGCCTGCGCGAGCTTGCGGGCGTGGGTCTTGTGGCCCATCTCGCGGATCCACTTCGGCGAGGGCCCGATGAAGCAGAGGCCGGCATCGATCACGCGCTGCGCGAAGTCCGCGTTCTCGGCCAGAAAGCCGTAGCCGGGATGGATGGCATCGGCCCCTGTCTCGCGCGCGGCGTCGATGATCTTCTCGATGCACAGGTAGCTCTCGCGCGGCGCGGCCGGCCCGATGCCGACCGACTGGTCCGCTTCGGCGACATAGGGCAGATCGCGATCCGCTTCGGAATGGACGGCCACCGACGCGATGCCGAGCTGCCGGAGTGCGCGAATCACGCGCGACGCCACGGCGCCTCGGTTGGCCACCAGGACTTTGTGGAATGCCGCCATCTTCAGAAACTCGTGGGCCACGCGCGCAGCAGGTGCTGGCCGATGCCATTGGTGAGCTTGAGCGAATGGACCTCGAGCATCCGGATGAGATAGTCGCGCGTCTCCTCGGGACGAATGACATTCTGGACGGCGTAGGTGCGCGCGATCTCGTAGGCCGTGTTGTTCTTCTCCATCTCGGCGAGCTGCTCGTCGAAGCCGGGGTCGCCGGGCCGGGTGCCATGCACGACGGTGGCTGCGAACTGCGGCGTCATGAAGCTGACTTCGGCGGTGGGCCACGCCGCGACCTCGTCGGAATTCTTGCCGCCGCCCATGTTGAGATAGGCCTGGCCGAAGGTCTTGCGGATGATCACCGACAGCTTGGGCACGGTGACGAGCTGGAGCGCATTCATGAAGTTGACGATCTTCCCGGTCGCCTTCTTCTTCTCGGCCTCGATGCCGATGACGAAGCCCGGGGTGTCGACAAGCAGCACCAGCGGCACATTGAAGGAATCGCACATCACCATGAAGGCGATGGCCTTGTCGGCCGCATCCGCGTCGAGCACGCCGCCCTTGAAGAAGGGGTTGTTGGCCAGGATGCCCACCGACTTGCCGCCGATGCGGGCCAGCGCCGTGACCAGGGTCTTGCCGTACTTCGGCTTCAGCTCGAACACCGAGTCCAGATCCACGATCGAGGCGATGAGCTTCCTCATGTCGTAGACCTGGGCGCGATTCGGCGGCACCAGATCCATGATCTCGGCCATCCTGCGGCCCGATCCTGCAGGGATCGGCTGCTCCGGCGGGCATTGGTTG from Variovorax sp. PBL-E5 includes the following:
- a CDS encoding acyl-CoA carboxylase subunit beta codes for the protein MSAESTTSDWTAEIGELERRRAWAESLGGEESVARYTASGRLTIRQRIGSLMDAGSFQEVGKITGTADYQDGRIQSVVPAPYVMGIGRIRGRAVAVGGEDFTVRGGVSWGGDRRKGGQGGFIEDMAANYRIPLVNLIDGSGGSVASIKKRGHAVFPGVHGFEKSVELLGLVPVVSAVVGVAAGGPAGRAILAHWSVMVAGQSQVFAAGPPIVERAMGRKVTREELGGAKMAVDAAGTIDNVVANEADCLEAIADFLSYLPQNVWEMPPVVACDDPVDRRDELLASIIPRDRRKPYDMRRILRTVFDRGSLFEIQPSWGKGIITSFARLGGRPVGIVANNPMVYGGAMDGRAARKQGHFVELCDTFHIPLVYLVDQPGFLVGPDAEAAGTLRDGMRAVYIGMQASVPALTLVVRKCYGMAGMAACDKAGINFKIGWPSAEIGNLPVQGGARAAFRREIEAAEDPALREAEIEAELAALTSPFRMAEAFALEDIIDPRETRAYLCRFIETAYSTLPTKLGPKARFGVRP
- a CDS encoding acetyl-CoA carboxylase biotin carboxylase subunit, which produces MAAFHKVLVANRGAVASRVIRALRQLGIASVAVHSEADRDLPYVAEADQSVGIGPAAPRESYLCIEKIIDAARETGADAIHPGYGFLAENADFAQRVIDAGLCFIGPSPKWIREMGHKTHARKLAQAWGLPTGRGTDVIGVDDPDLHERAAELGFPVMVKPAAGGGGIGMLRVDSLAQLDDALRTARSAAERGFGVGDVYLEKLLVQPRHVEIQLIGDAHGNVAHLFDRDCSVQRRNQKVIEEAPAPGIAASRRLQVITQAAAALAKAGYDNIGTLEMLLSSTGEFSFLEMNTRLQVEHGVTEEVTGVDLVAAQIRSAAGERLPDILPPSIDVRGHAIEARVCAEDPLRFFPSTGTLATFRPPSGEGIRIETGYAEGNAVTPFYDSLIAKVIVHAPTRDAAIGKLSEALAAFDIAGVKTNIPAIQLVLASDDFQQGQVHTGLMQACIDAAKKSRSST
- a CDS encoding acyl-CoA carboxylase subunit beta, encoding MSSSSASPSEFKKSLDQEFERRRAIALAMGGAAKIEKRQLAGVMNARSRIDRLFDAGTFSESGLFATSTHSREDEDRTPADGKITGYGKIDGRWAAVVSNDFTVLGASSGATNVRKVAHMKRVATQRGMPIVFLGESSGARMPDTMGARGMGLGLGNDPAQYQRMRETPWAASVLGYCYGSSFLYTCCSDFSVIRKGAVMAVSSPRLIELATNQKVDAEDLGGWQIHTELTGLIDMVVDRDEDAIDATKRFLSYLPSHHNQCPPEQPIPAGSGRRMAEIMDLVPPNRAQVYDMRKLIASIVDLDSVFELKPKYGKTLVTALARIGGKSVGILANNPFFKGGVLDADAADKAIAFMVMCDSFNVPLVLLVDTPGFVIGIEAEKKKATGKIVNFMNALQLVTVPKLSVIIRKTFGQAYLNMGGGKNSDEVAAWPTAEVSFMTPQFAATVVHGTRPGDPGFDEQLAEMEKNNTAYEIARTYAVQNVIRPEETRDYLIRMLEVHSLKLTNGIGQHLLRAWPTSF